ATGAATAAATATCGAATTTAAAACATTGGGACTGTGCaaaggctgcgtccaaaatcacaCACTTCCCAGTGTTTCctccaggattttttccagctgtagtGGACTCTGTTGAGCCTTTTTCACAGATcaccaactacctgtggcattatttcattgacaaatgtcatgagcgcagtattaagtTGAGATCGCATTCTTGTATTatgagcatgcgaatctctgcGCTCGagcgctgatttcctctgttcgtccacaaaacttcttgcacgccctcaaatatacgctgctcaagtgcagattttcttgtgcacgcttaaataaacgctgctgcagtgcgatttagtgtgtttatgtagcgagtatgtctccaacGTTTATTAGAtctgctaggaatatttatgaatgtctccaacagacctacagagcggcattaatgcatcctaaagtgaaacggttatgaactccagcaagataaagtcattgtatgcacaGCTaaagacctttatctataaagtataattatagaaacggtgttcatcttaactgaagtTTATGTTTATGCAgttaaaatcattcattcgttttcttttcggcttagtccctttattaatccggggtcgccactgcggaatgaaccgacaacttatccagcaaatgttttaggcagtggatgcccttccagctgcaacccatctctgggaaacatccacacacacttattcacactcgtacactacggacagtttagccttgccaattcacctgtactacatgtctttggactgtgggggaaaccagagcacccggaggaaacacacacgaatgcagggagaacatgcaaactccacacagaaacgccaactgattccgccaaggctcgaaccagcgactttcttgctgtgaggcgacagcactacctactgcgctaccgcATCGCCCTTATGCagttaaatatacacaaaaatatagcatgtatttccaatgagcctttAAGTTAACctcacatcattttttttttcaatttccaggTGTTTCTCCGCTGGAACTCAGCAGCCATGCAGGCCTGTGATTATTACCTGTGCCTCAGCGTCTACCTCATCACCTTCATCACCGGATTCCCAGCCAACATCTTTGCTTTCTACACTCTCATCTGCAAGATCTGGAGGAAACCGGCTCCCATAGACATCCTGCTTCTCAATCTCACCATCTCAGACCTGCTCTTCCTCATCTTCCTGCCCTTCAAGATGCAAGAAGTCGTCAACAACATGCAATGGAACATCCACTACTTCTTATGCCCGCTGTCTGGTTTTATCTTCTACATGACCATCTACAACAGTGCTTTTTTCTTGACGGCGGTGAGCGTCGAGCGATATCTCGGCGTGGCATTCCCCATCCAGCATTCCCTACGGAGAAGGCCTATTTATGCAGTATTTGCGAGCATCTTCATGTGGGTGTTTTCCACCCTCCACCTCAGCATCGTCTACATTGTGCCTTATTACAACCCATCCGGGACCATTCCTCCATCCAGAAACATCTGCTACGAAGGATTCACCGAGGCTCAACTGGAAATCCTCTTACCTGTTCGTTTGGAGCTCTTCATTGTCCTCTTTtgcgtccctttattaatatgcagCTTTTGCTATATTAACTTCATCCGAATTCTTTCGAGGTTGCCAAATATTGGACGGAGGAGACGATTGAGAGCGATTGGATTGGCTTTGGGAACGTTGTTGGTTTTTGCGCTCTGTTTCGGACCCTATAATGTCTCGCACGTGGTTGGGTTTATAACTAAAGAAAGCCCAGGCTGGAGGGATAAAACTCTTCTCTTGAGCACTTTCAATGCTTGTTTGGATCcgtttattttttacttcacCTCCGCCGCTGTTCGGAGCACATTCAGCGGGATGATGAGGGGGATTTGGGGTCGGTGTTGGTGTCCACGGATTTTATGGAGCTCCAGGAAGGAGCCGCAAGACATGGAGAAAAACAGCCTCCCGAAACCTCAAGACGTCAGAAACGCACTTTGACCGGTGTGACTCGTGTGGGCTGGGATTTATTTTGGGCTCAGTAAACATTGCTTTACTTCCTCGTGAGATGACGGAGGCCAGATGGAATGCAGAAACAAcctaatatacagctgaagtcacaattattagcgcTCCTGTATATTGTTTTTTCCTgtgatttctttttcaaatgtttcccaaatgatgtttaacagattcaggaattttttcacagtatttcctttaatattttttcttctggagaaagtcttatttgctttatttcggctagaataaaaacagttcttaattttttaaacccattttaaggtcaaaattattagcccccttaagcaatatttgtttcaattgtttacaaaacaaacattacagatatggctactgagaacACGCGAGTGTTTTAGAGAGAAATCGCACACCTCTGCAGTAAAGTGTTTGAATCCGCaacatggtctaacacaagaaatacATGGCCAGCAGGAGGCAGTTATGTAACATGATGAGTATACTGAACTGATACGATATGCTGAGCACGTGAGCTACCTGTAAACGATGTGAAAACGGCATTCTTtaggcagctgtgtgtgttatcttATGCTATATAGTTTAACTGTTTAAAATGccgattttggagtgtctatttaggctaagtgcagtACTGTCACTGTTTATTCCCCCCTTTTtggatttctgatcaagttatgtcagatttattaatgtagtgaatcatcaaATTtttattgagcaggtgtaatattcattaatattaattattcgaatTCTTATTTTCACCTTGGTcccgctgtttggggtcgaatgacctgcaggctgcattttgctcacggggctgcggcaaaataatgaatgaaaagagtgaggctatgttcaaataaataaataaagtgcgactgctgaaagtgcaagcagctagggaaaCCGCCCCTCGTGGCCAAAAAACAGACTGGCCTACCGGGAAATCTCCCGGTCAtaccgattagccaatccgggcctgcatCTAACCCATCTAAACAGGCATGACAACTAAGTCAATGGAAAAGCGGTTGTtccttgcgccacctggtggctatCGTGTAAagcacagaaatgtttttttttcttatgcaaAGGAGGCTTATACAGCAGTAAAGCGTGTGACTGCGGTTGACAAATTGCAGTATTGTGCATGCACAAAcacgcattctcagtagccaAATCTGTAAATGGaccaattaacctaattaacctagttaagcctttaaatgtcactttaaaggtgcagtaggtgatggtcttcagaaacatttttgttgtgctggttgaaaatctcttcacattccaatagtgttgattaaagtaaatgatctgaatgtatttatatgtatttttatattctgggtaaggca
This window of the Danio aesculapii unplaced genomic scaffold, fDanAes4.1, whole genome shotgun sequence genome carries:
- the LOC130220220 gene encoding free fatty acid receptor 3, which produces MQACDYYLCLSVYLITFITGFPANIFAFYTLICKIWRKPAPIDILLLNLTISDLLFLIFLPFKMQEVVNNMQWNIHYFLCPLSGFIFYMTIYNSAFFLTAVSVERYLGVAFPIQHSLRRRPIYAVFASIFMWVFSTLHLSIVYIVPYYNPSGTIPPSRNICYEGFTEAQLEILLPVRLELFIVLFCVPLLICSFCYINFIRILSRLPNIGRRRRLRAIGLALGTLLVFALCFGPYNVSHVVGFITKESPGWRDKTLLLSTFNACLDPFIFYFTSAAVRSTFSGMMRGIWGRCWCPRILWSSRKEPQDMEKNSLPKPQDVRNAL